A stretch of Porites lutea chromosome 5, jaPorLute2.1, whole genome shotgun sequence DNA encodes these proteins:
- the LOC140938256 gene encoding toll-like receptor 2 gives MISEYDIDYLIFVPLTLFLITGKRVELTRPSTEKEVHLTTNPSGEEVVLTAKTPGIDLSERIDIFTAIQLGHFFFFLNRDNKSIFIVFITSQVSQESISASLSKGNNASRERIVINTAPSIFVLLVVTVSAYWYFRYLSTQRQPAREEHEQDVDYDAFIIYSSADEKWVYKILCPILEEKHGLRCCVHHRDFVVGKPFRENMADSVYKSRKIIAVVSHNFFKSKYCSQEMDMALGRSLDRGDDSVIVIKYDGVDTRKLPKALRQRSYIDYPKLIEKEMWERRLVDCLKHVPGKKTSPVSFV, from the exons ATGATATCAGAATATGACATTGATTATCTCATTTTTGTCCCTTTAACTCTCTTTCTTATCACAGGAAAAAGGGTAGAGCTCACTAGGCCGTCAACCG aaaaagaagTTCACCTGACTACGAATCCATCCG gaGAAGAAGTTGTCCTTACTGCGAAAACTCCTG GGATCGATTTGTCGGAACGAATTGATATCTTCACTGCCATCCAACTGggtcatttctttttctttctgaacaGAGACAATAAATCAATCTTCATCGTCTTCATCACAA GTCAAGTAAGCCAAGAGAGTATTTCTGCATCTCTGTCTAAAG GCAACAATGCTTCACGCGAGAGAATTGTAATCAACACTGCACCTTCGATCTTCGTGTTACTAGTTGTGACTGTTTCAGCTTACTGGTACTTTCGGTACTTAAGCACACAAAGACAACCAGCACGAG AAGAACATGAACAGGATGTTGATTACGACGCCTTCATCATATACAGCTCTGCGGACGAAAAGTGGGTTTATAAGATTCTCTGTCCAATTCTTGAAGAAAAACATGGTTTGAGGTGTTGTGTTCACCATAGAGATTTTGTTGTTGGAAAACCTTTTCGCGAAAACATGGCCGACAGTGTTTATAAAAGCAGGAAAATCATTGCTGTCGTGTCCCACAactttttcaaaagtaaataTTGCAGTCAGGAAATGGATATGGCTTTAGGCCGATCATTGGATAGAGGAGATGACAGTGTTATTGTGATTAAATATGACGGTGTTGACACAAGGAAGCTTCCTAAAGCACTGAGACAGAGAAGCTATATTGATTACCCAAAGTTGATTGAAAAGGAAATGTGGGAGAGAAGGCTTGTCGACTGTTTAAAGCACGTTCCCGGCAAGAAAACGTCTCCGGTTAGTTTCGTGTAA